aaaacaattaaaataaaaatatataaattacctttcttttaataatttatttagactcataatttttttcttctttttttttttttttggtttaaaaattaaattttaaaaaaaagggttggtttcagaaaaaataaaaaaatttaaaagaaaaaaaatgtgCGAAGATTTTCATTGTTGATTATCGTTAAtagatcttttttttatttatttgaccAAAATCTAATTTATAAAACATCAATTTTGTGAGAAAATTATGTagttcaaaatttaatttaataaaaaataaatgaataaacaaataaaaattacaaatatgatcgtatattttttattaaattaaattttgaactaaaaaaaaatcatatatttttcttttttctcgcctataaatagaaatttttcttttttctttttcttgcagtaacaaaaaaaaaaaaaaaaaaagtaataattataaacatATAAAGATGGTTtgctaaaaaaataaaaaaaatataaatataaatataaatataaatataaaaaggtccttttgtttaattattttatttgtaaatttttttttttttttttttttttgaacagTTTTTGTGTTgggaaaaatgaaattgtttttCGAATTTCTCGTctgaaatttcaaatccagcacttttttttttttttttttttcttttcaaattcGTTATTATTTgccaaataattaaaaaaaaaaaaataataaataaataaaaaaaaaaaataaataaataaattaattaataaacaaaaattttataaataaaaataataaaattttcaatgttAAATAAGATAACACACAAATTATTActttaaacataaaaaatatcttttttttttttttttttttttttaattttttttttttttttattttttattttttttttttttttttttttaattcactcataatttttttttattttttattttttatttttttttaacgaACACTTTCAAAAGCttgttggaaaaaaaaataaaaaaacaacaacattgttcactttattatattatgaTATCCACAAGacaaattttatcaaaatctaaaagattatcaaatgttttacaaaaacaacaagtaGTTAGAGGTATTTCAACAAGTTgtattttttcaaacaacagcaacaatagcaatagcaatagcaacatcaacagtaataataaatcaattacaagattaagtaattcaattaatattaaaagtaattttgaaaaggttatttttagaaattattcaagtgcaattaaatttaatttagcAGATGTTGGTGAAGGTATTGCTGAATGTGAAGTTTTAGTATGGTATGTTAAAGAAGGTGatcaaattaaagaatttgataaattatgtGAAGTTCAAAGTGATAAAGCTACCGTTGAAATCACTTCAAGATACGATGGTATCGTTACAAAAATCTGTCATAAAATTGGTGATATGGCAAAAGTTGGTGAACCATTAGTTGAAATCACACCAGAAAGCTCAATTGccgaaataaaattaaatgctGGTCCAGCTTCTCAAGTTACTGTTACACCACCATCAGTATcagtatcatcatcatcatcagtatCATCATCAGTATCATCATCAGTAGCATCATCATTAGATCACGAATATGATATTACAAAGAAAAATGGTCAAAAATATAAAGTGATGGCAACACCAGCAGTACGTAACTTGGGAAAATTGAAATCAGTGGATTTGAAGCAAATTCAAGGTACAGGTAAAGATGGCCGTATTTTAAAggaagatattttaaatagtttaaacGCAGAagcaaaatcaaaaactcaATCGATTCCAATCGCTAAAGAAGTTATcacaactacaaccacaaccactacCACAACCACTTCAGCAGCTGCCAAAGAAACTAGAGTACCAATCACAGGTATTAGAAAGATTATGGTCAGATCAATGAATGCCGCATGTTCAGTACCACACTTTGGATTCACTGAAGAATATATAATGGATTCACTTTCCGATTTAAGAAATAAAGTGAAACCACTCGCTGCAGAAAAAGGTATCAAATTATCTTATTTGCCATTCATAATTAAAGCagcttcattatcattattaagaTATCCAGTTTTAAATTCAAGTATTTCTCAAGACCAAActgaaattatttataaggTAAGTGtgttttatttatctatgtatgtatgtatatTAGATTTGTATAtatactaatttattttatttattttttatatttagaaTTATCATAATATTGGTATTGCAATGGATTCACCACAAGGTTTATTAGtaccaaatattaaaaatgttgaaagtaaatcaatttttgagATTGCAAAAGAATTGAATAGACTTCAAGAATTGAGTGGTAAAGGTCTTTTAACACCAAATGATATGAGTGGTGGTACATTCACATTATCAAATATAGGTACTATTGGTGGTTTACATAGTTCaccagttttattattaccagaGGTTTGTATTGGTGCCATTGGTaaaattcaatcattacCAAGATTTAATAAACATCATGCTGTCATAACACAAAGTATTATGAACATTAGTTGGTCTGGTGATCATCGTGTTATTGATGGTGCTACTATGGCAAGATTTTCAAATGCATTAAAGGATTATCTCGAAAATCCTTCAACTATGATCATGGATACtcgttaaattattattagttaattatttaattatttaattaactttttttttattatttttttttttttattttttatttatttttttattttttttaatatcttaaaaaaaaaaaaaaaaaaaaaaagataaaaatagatttatataaataaataaataaataaataaaaaaattaattgaaaaaaaaaaaaaaagttaaaattaaataattttttttttatttttttttttttataatatattttatatagagttaatatatatatattttaattttttaaaggccaatttcttttttttttttggaaattttaatttactattattcccaactaactattttttttgttttttaaatacattgGCGagtatataataaaataaacaagtCCAAACTAACAATgaataaaaactattttttttttttttttactttaaaaaACTCTTTGATTTAAAGAGATAAatatcaacttttttttactggatatgtttaaattattataaaaaaaaaagagaaaataaaaataaaaaaaaaaaaaaaaaaaaaaaaaaaaaaaaaaaaaaaaaataaaaataaaaaaaaaaaaaaaaaaaaaaaaaagaatttcaatggtggttttaattctttatatccattaaaagaaaaataaaaggtTCCACCCAAACCTTAAAGAacgttttaaaaaaaaaaaaaaaaaaaaaattaagatatttaattttttatttttaattttttttcttttttttttttttttttctataaatttaatttctagatttttattttaatcaatttaaaaaaaaaaaaaaaataaaaataaaaataaaataaaataaaataaagaaattttatattaaatatcaaattcaaataatctcaaaattaaaaaaaaaattaaaaaataaaaaataaaataaaataataaaaagaaaataataataatatttttaaattattttttaataaaaagaatctatcctcaattttaaataactttatgttttaattcaattaaaaacaaataaaaaaaataaataaattttaaataaataaattaatttaaaaaaaaaacaaacaaacaaacaattaattttgtaaataattaaaaaaaaaaaaaaaaaaaaaaaaaaaaaaaaaatagcaaATATAAATTGATACCAATAAATACTATGTAAGtcttattattaattaatcttttttttgtaaatttttatcaaattgtGTAATGTgacataatttttttatttttaatttttattttaccacCACATACATtcttctttaataataaaaataaataataataataataaaaataaataataataatgattataataatacatgtaattaaaacatctttattatatgtaaatttaaattctcttttttttatttttatttttattattatttttattattatttttatttttgttttatttttattttatttttaaatacacAAAGTGttcataattttatatatttttagaatcaaATGTATTATCTACACAAACTTTTACACTTTTAGGTTGTGTGAATCACCAAATTTCCAACACCAATTGgaaatttcaatatatttttttttgctcTCACAATTGTTGTGTGAGATTTCTTTCATTCCAACCcccaatttttatttttttttaatttttattttttttttttttaattattatttttttattttttcccaATTTGAATTAGTAtacaaaaatataattaaatttttttttttttttttttgattttttttttttatattggttAATAgtacatataaaaaattccttttattttttttattttttattatttgctgtgttatacaaaaaaataaatataaagttAGTATacattcaaaaaataaatattttactccctattttcttttttttttatttttaaaaaataaaaaataaaaaaaaaaaaaaataaaaaacaaatataaaagtaaagaaaaaattaaaaacaaataaaaaaaataataaaaagataaatataaatatatttagatGACATATAACAAATCAAATGCtgtataatattaaataataataataaaatagatCTTTccatatttaaaaagaaatttttttttacaaattatttttttaaaattatttacatttatttttttttttttctttttactatttttttttttcttatctcattattataatattgtttaaatttttaaaaaaaaaaaaatcattatttcattttcaaaaatactaacttaattttcaaatattataaatataattataataataataataataaaataattttataataatagtttttttaaattaaaaaaatatatagtcaattaaaaaatgttgaaCATCCAACCAACTCAAAGCATTGTAAATAATCAACCAAAGTCTGAtcaaaaaaagcaaaaaccAGCTGACTTACTCAAAGAATTTTATGATAAGACTGGaaatagaaattaataaataaagaaaaaaaaaaaaaaaaaaaatatacatatCTCTCCCTCATATCAATTAATACATATCTCTATCcgcaaaattaatttattgttgACAAGaactttactttttttttctttcttttttttaaaacacaataaaattttatattacaatgcatactattattttaaagtcaacaacaacaacaacataacaacaaaacaacaaacaacaattaaaatagtaacaatttaccaattttaaaacaaacaaataaataaataaaaaagtttaatctttttttttaaaaaataaattatttaattcttttttttttttttttatcaacaaataaaaaagtttaaccttgtttttatataaaaaaaaaaaaatttaattcttttttatttttattcaatgAGATAAtcgtttttttaaatatttaaatatattttttttttattaatgatgatgatgataagtTGAGGGAATTTCAACTTGTGGTggttttctcttttttataaaatcgaTTACTTtgatttcaatattaaaaatacaaagtgttaaataatattttaattttgtgaTAATATCATTTCCTGTATAAATTCCTTTAATACATGTTTTTGCcatatttaaaaatccaTTTTCAATTCCAAAATGAGTTGTAATTTGTCTAATTAAATTactataatattaaaattaaagatttaaactattaataaaacaattatttttttttttttttaattttttttttaatttttaaaaattaaacttactttgtttttaaaactaataaaatttcttttggtaaattttttaaaatttcattaattacaACTAAAGTttgatcttttaattctCTTTTCATATTTCTTAAATTTTCTCTTGATTTTGaaggatttaaatttaaaagtataCCCAAATGTTTTGCATAAATTCCAGCACCTAAACGTTCAGCATAGAATTCACTAGTTTTAGCATCACCTAAACATAATGATTTCCAAAGGTGACAAAAATCCAATCTAACATTTTCATCGATTTTCTTATATAAACCATGATCCAATAGAACCAAATCAGGTTTACCATTTGGGGTTTTTCTTACTAATAAATTACCAGGATGTGGATCAGAATGTAAGAAACCATGAACGAAAATTTGTTGTGCGAAAATGTCAGagaataaataatacaattcttttaaatcgATTCCCAATTTATCCAATCCCTCTCTATTATCAATACGTACACCATGTATAAATTCCATTGTCAGTATACGTTTGGTTGTATGGTTCCAATAAACCTTTGGTATTGATAATTGTTGGTttccaataaataattgtttcattttttcacTGTTTTTAGCTTCATTTACAAAATCTAATTCTTGTGATAAACATGATGATGCCTCTCCCAATATCCATGAGAATTGAAAACTTGGAAAGAATAATGTAATATAAGTTAAAACATTATCCAATGAATCCATATccttttgaaatttattcattaatcCTGGGTATTGAACTTTAACTGCAACttcaataatttcatcattttctaattttaattttgctTTATGAACTTGTGCTAATGATGCtgaattaattggtaatctttcaaaatcaataaacctatttattaaaaaaataaaaaaataaatatttattttgctatatatatataaataaaaaataagaaaatacTTTACATATCATCTGGATGTTTACcagtttcaattttaaataatttttcaacttCTTCAAAAGTTACAAATGGAGCATGATCTtgaaatattgataatgatttaatatattCTTGTGGAAGAATATGATCTAATGATGCAATGATTTGTGCAACTTTAATAAAGATACCTTTATTTTGATAACATAAATCAACCATTGCTTTTGCTGCTAATTTATGTgcaatttgaatattttctGCAAATCCTTCATCACCTCTATTTAATcccattaaataatatttataataaaatgtaattttaaatccctattaaaaatatatatatatattaatattattattattattattattattattattattattattattattattattattattattattattattattattattattattattattattattattatttaatattatttaatactaTAAACATACAGCATATAAAACTCTTAAATTTCTGATGAATGCTAAAtctaatttatcaatattttgaGGTGGATCAATTACTAATTTGGTACCTAATGCTAAAACTGATAAGATTGAAATTGTTAACCAACCTTTTATTGAAAAGATACTACCacttttattatcatctttttgttctttttgttgtttattttcttgttcttgttcttttcCTCTTTCgtttttatcaataatttcttCTTCTACTTCTTTTGGTAATGTGAAAGTTGTTGAAGAGTTAACCACATTATCTGTTTCtactgttgctgttgctgttgtttttgttgtacTGTTCTCTGGTACTGATTGTCTATTTGGCGATGTACCACCAATATTTGTATATtctcttttaaaataatttatattattttgattttgtacAAATagtattggttgttgttgtagttgttgttgtggttgttgttgtggttgttgttgaagaagattttcaatatttttgtttttattaattgatgtaaaatatctattattgatattattattattataatttattgtaTTGGTACATTTTGTAATATTACGAATTTGTGGtttgatatttaaaatacccttttttaatatagtCGAATGAATTTGGttcatatttattatttattattattaaacttttataaatattattaaaataaaagatacaattttaaaacactaaaatttaaatttaataaaaaaaaaaaaaataaacacacaatttaaaaaatgttggtgatatttttttaaaaaaaaaaaaaatatatgtatatGTATTTTATAACGAATAAAAGATAGCAatacaaagaaaaaaaaaattaaaataaaaaaataaaaaaataaaatccaacaaaaaataaaataaaataaaaatattataaataacaaaataaaaaaatatattcaaaAACTGAAAACagtaattttcttttttaaaatttaaaattaaaaaatatcacaaaaaaaacgaaaagtatttttttttatttttttttattttttttattttattttttttttaattttattagtgttcaaatttattattaacgaATAAAAAGTTCATAGtgttccaaaaaaaaaaaaaatataaaaataaataaaataaaataaaaataaaccctTTAATTATCTTCCTcaaatcttttctttttattttaaaatagatattaaattaattaaatatctatttcaaaatcattcaaATCGAAATTTCCTCagttcataaaaaaaaaaaaaaaaataaaaaaaaaataaatatttatttttttttttttaattaaaaaattttatttattatttttttttttttttttttttggtattgtgtgtaaaatattttatatatattttttatttttttatttttttatttttttattttaaataaaaagtaaataaaaaaaaaaaatggcagAAAGAAAagcaacaaataaatattatccACCAGATTGGGATCCAAGTAAAGGatcaataaatcaatataGAGGTCAACATCATCTTAGAGATAGAGCAAGGAAAATAGATCAAggtatattaattattagaTTTGAAATGCCATTTAGTGTATGGTGTTTAGGATGTGAGTGTCATATTGGTATGGGTGTTAGATTCAATGCTGAAAAGAAAACTGTTGATAAATATTTCACAAGTAATATATACtcttttaaaatgaaatgtCATCAATGTTCAAATCAATTTGAAATTCAAAATGATCCGAAAAATACTGATTATAAACTTATAAGTGgcttaaaaaaaagaattgaacAATTTAATCCTGAAGATTCAGaattaccatcatcatttataattaaatatgatgataataataataataataataataataataataatgataataatgatacactattaaaattagagaataaaaaattagatattgaaaaaggtaaaaaagaATCAACACAATTAGAAAAGTTACAAGAAATTATGACAAATAGAACTATCAATGATTACCAATTATCTTCAATAATGAGAAAATCATttagagagaaaaaaaaagaagatcaAATTGAATTAGAAAGACAAAAATCAAAAGGTATAATGATACCACTcttaaaagaaaatcaagatGATATCGATACTGCAAAAGATATAGATTtcaattcaaattctttaaaaaggAAATTAGATGAatcaaacaaattaaaaagagaattaattaaaaatgaatcaattttaaaatcaactaacaatgtaaataataataataatgtaaataataataataataataataataataataaaatagaagCTATAATAAGGAAGAAATCCAAAATTGATCCATcactatttaataataatgttaataaaaataaatcaaaagtaAATGAAACTTTTACTTCAAATCTatttaaataacaaaaaaaaaaaaaaaaaaaaaaaatcatatttcttcatttatttattatatcaatatttttttttttttttttaaaaattttattaaatttgtttgGTTGTTGATTCTAAAtctgataattttaattttaattcttcttcttgtttttcattttctaaaattaataatgcttTCTTTTGTAATTCATGTTTCATTGCAACTTTTAAATCTGAACCTAATTCAGATGCtaaatctttatcttttgtATGAATGATATAATTATCGAATGAACCTGCTTTATCAATACATCTAATTGTGTATGTTGTTAAACTAACTCTAATATTTGAATCTAAAACATCACTATGATATGTTTTAGTTTGAACATTTGGTTTCCATGTTCTTCTTGtcctataatttttttttaaaaaaaaaaaattatttttattttttattttagtcattttattattattaatataattattataaataattatttatttattattattattattattattattattatttactttcTAGTTGAAAAACTGGATTGATCTGAAAAGATAATATCTTTACCACCATATAAACCTCTTTGGGCTCTTTTCATAACAGATCTACAAGCTAACCCATTTAATGCATTAAAAAGTGATGACATTTTTCTAAAATGacaattttatataaaaataataataatgtaataataaattaaaaaaaaaaaaaaaaaaaaaaaaaaaaaatgatcaaaattcgtttttttacaaaaaaaaataaaataaaaataaaaataaaatgaaaataaaaaaaaaaaaaccattgaaaaataatttttatttcctttttttttttttttttttttttgttttttttatttttattttaaaaaaatcaataattaattaattaatagcAGATAACATGTTaagattatcatttttaaaaacaatttcaaataatttttcaaaaaatatatattacaataataataataataataattttaaattttttacaacaacaacaacaacgacaacaaacacaaatacaacaacagaaaataaaattaaaaatgaaaatgaaaatgaaataaatataaattcaaataaaaaattaaatagtaaagaaagaaatatattattaGGAAAAgctttaaaaatgaaaaaaaaaaatgaaaaaattgaatcaataaatgaaaaattgaaaattgaatcagatttacaaaaaaatgaatttgataaaatctTAAATTTAGATAAAGTAAAATTACCAAGATGTACAGGATGTGGTAGTACATTACAAACGAAATCACCAAAAGAACCTGGTTATTTACCAGAATCAATTGCAATTAAACATATTGAACAATTAAATGAAgagaaaattgaaaaaattgaaaacagTAAACCAATTGAAGAACAAGATAAATCTGGTGAAGAATAtgtaagttttattatttattattattatataattaaataattcatatttaattaatatttaattaattttataaatttttttttttttatttttcaaagtttaattcattttatataattaaaaaaaaaaataatgaaaagaaaGTTTGTCAAAGATgtcatattttaaaaaattatggtAGAGTTGCACCAGTGGCAataccaattgaaaaatttaaagataatttatCACAATTAAaggatttaaattgtttagtTGTAAaagttgttgatttaatggATTTTAATGGTACATTTATTGAAGATTTTAGAGAGATTATTGGTAGAAATCCAGTTATAGTTGTTGGAAATAAAATGGATCTTTTACCAGACGATATTCATAAGGATAGAATTGAACAATGGATTAGAACTGAAGCAAAGAAACGTGGTTTAAATCATATTTCACATGTAAAGTTAATTAGTAGTGCAAGTGGTGACGGTATGAAACAATTTATCATTGAGTTGGAAAAACTTAGAAAGAGTCGTGATGTTTTCATCGTTGGTTGTTCAAATGTTGGTAAGAGTACCTTTGTGAATACCTTAATTAAAGAGTATAATAATCGTGTTGAATTTACAACCAATGAGAAA
This region of Dictyostelium discoideum AX4 chromosome 3 chromosome, whole genome shotgun sequence genomic DNA includes:
- the bkdC gene encoding branched-chain alpha-keto acid dehydrogenase E2 component (Similar to 2-methylpropanoyl) — encoded protein: MISTRQILSKSKRLSNVLQKQQVVRGISTSCIFSNNSNNSNSNSNINSNNKSITRLSNSINIKSNFEKVIFRNYSSAIKFNLADVGEGIAECEVLVWYVKEGDQIKEFDKLCEVQSDKATVEITSRYDGIVTKICHKIGDMAKVGEPLVEITPESSIAEIKLNAGPASQVTVTPPSVSVSSSSSVSSSVSSSVASSLDHEYDITKKNGQKYKVMATPAVRNLGKLKSVDLKQIQGTGKDGRILKEDILNSLNAEAKSKTQSIPIAKEVITTTTTTTTTTTSAAAKETRVPITGIRKIMVRSMNAACSVPHFGFTEEYIMDSLSDLRNKVKPLAAEKGIKLSYLPFIIKAASLSLLRYPVLNSSISQDQTEIIYKNYHNIGIAMDSPQGLLVPNIKNVESKSIFEIAKELNRLQELSGKGLLTPNDMSGGTFTLSNIGTIGGLHSSPVLLLPEVCIGAIGKIQSLPRFNKHHAVITQSIMNISWSGDHRVIDGATMARFSNALKDYLENPSTMIMDTR
- a CDS encoding coiled-coil domain-containing protein 130 encodes the protein MAERKATNKYYPPDWDPSKGSINQYRGQHHLRDRARKIDQGILIIRFEMPFSVWCLGCECHIGMGVRFNAEKKTVDKYFTSNIYSFKMKCHQCSNQFEIQNDPKNTDYKLISGLKKRIEQFNPEDSELPSSFIIKYDDNNNNNNNNNNNDNNDTLLKLENKKLDIEKGKKESTQLEKLQEIMTNRTINDYQLSSIMRKSFREKKKEDQIELERQKSKGIMIPLLKENQDDIDTAKDIDFNSNSLKRKLDESNKLKRELIKNESILKSTNNVNNNNNVNNNNNNNNNNKIEAIIRKKSKIDPSLFNNNVNKNKSKVNETFTSNLFK
- the abkB gene encoding ABC1 family protein kinase, with the translated sequence MNQIHSTILKKGILNIKPQIRNITKCTNTINYNNNNINNRYFTSINKNKNIENLLQQQPQQQPQQQLQQQPILFVQNQNNINYFKREYTNIGGTSPNRQSVPENSTTKTTATATVETDNVVNSSTTFTLPKEVEEEIIDKNERGKEQEQENKQQKEQKDDNKSGSIFSIKGWLTISILSVLALGTKLVIDPPQNIDKLDLAFIRNLRVLYAGFKITFYYKYYLMGLNRGDEGFAENIQIAHKLAAKAMVDLCYQNKGIFIKVAQIIASLDHILPQEYIKSLSIFQDHAPFVTFEEVEKLFKIETGKHPDDMFIDFERLPINSASLAQVHKAKLKLENDEIIEVAVKVQYPGLMNKFQKDMDSLDNVLTYITLFFPSFQFSWILGEASSCLSQELDFVNEAKNSEKMKQLFIGNQQLSIPKVYWNHTTKRILTMEFIHGVRIDNREGLDKLGIDLKELYYLFSDIFAQQIFVHGFLHSDPHPGNLLVRKTPNGKPDLVLLDHGLYKKIDENVRLDFCHLWKSLCLGDAKTSEFYAERLGAGIYAKHLGILLNLNPSKSRENLRNMKRELKDQTLVVINEILKNLPKEILLVLKTNNLIRQITTHFGIENGFLNMAKTCIKGIYTGNDIITKLKYYLTLCIFNIEIKVIDFIKKRKPPQVEIPSTYHHHH